A genome region from Tolypothrix sp. PCC 7712 includes the following:
- the ppk1 gene encoding polyphosphate kinase 1 — protein sequence MTQAKPINKVIKISDAQYYFNRELSWLEFNRRVLHEALDRRTPLLEKLKFTSIFSSNLDEYFMVRVAILKEQVQAQVSKRTPDGRTPQEQLDAIAQVLRPMVIQQHEYFEKVLRKEMAEEGIHLLNYTDITLEQRTYLQDLFQRQIFPVLTPLAVDPSHPFPLIANLSLNLAVVVTDPVSKKEKFARVKVPDILPRFIELPHDLQAQNDKPNHWIGVPIEQVVAHNLEALFPDMIVNEYHQFRLTRKADLAVAEEEADDLLLAIQQELRGRQFRGCGVRLEIQKSMPQFMRQMLFPELELTEADIYEIDGLLNLKDLMSFMALPLPELKDPPWTPVIPTKLRAFNQSTAIEKSQKSEGRENIFSIIQQNDLLVHHPYESFSASVEQFIAQAARDAHVLAIKMTLYRSSGDSQIFHSLMAAAESGKQVVVLVELKARFDEENNITWAQRLEKSGVHVVYGLVGLKTHTKIALVVRREGDKISRYVHIGTGNYNPKTAKLYTDLGLFSCRKDLGADLTDLFNYLTGYAHQHSYRKLLVSPISMRDRMIELIRREIEHCQNGNPGRIIAKMNALVDPQIITTLYAASAAGVQIDLIVRGTCCLRPGLPEISENIRVISIIGRFLEHSRIFHFNNNGQDEVYIGSADWMPRNLDRRVEAVTPIEDAKISQTLQDILEIMLADNRQAWELQSNGSYIQRHPRKNEPERSSQNILMEILHSFHANVKVPSLKSRYFN from the coding sequence ATGACCCAAGCCAAACCGATAAACAAAGTGATTAAAATAAGTGATGCACAGTATTACTTTAATCGTGAACTTAGTTGGTTGGAATTCAATCGGCGGGTTTTGCATGAGGCATTGGATCGGCGGACACCATTATTAGAAAAACTGAAGTTTACCTCTATCTTCAGTTCCAATTTAGATGAATATTTCATGGTGCGCGTGGCAATTCTCAAAGAACAAGTCCAAGCGCAGGTAAGTAAACGCACTCCCGATGGACGGACTCCTCAAGAACAATTAGATGCGATCGCACAAGTTCTCCGCCCGATGGTAATCCAGCAACACGAGTACTTTGAGAAGGTGTTGCGAAAAGAAATGGCAGAAGAAGGTATTCATCTGCTCAATTACACAGATATCACCTTAGAACAGCGCACTTACCTACAAGATTTGTTTCAACGGCAAATTTTTCCAGTGCTGACACCCTTAGCCGTAGATCCCAGCCATCCCTTCCCCTTGATTGCAAATCTCAGCCTGAATTTGGCAGTGGTGGTAACAGATCCAGTTTCCAAAAAAGAAAAATTTGCCAGAGTCAAAGTCCCCGATATTCTGCCACGATTTATTGAATTACCTCATGATTTACAAGCGCAGAATGACAAACCAAATCATTGGATAGGTGTGCCCATTGAACAGGTAGTAGCGCACAATTTAGAAGCCTTATTTCCAGACATGATTGTCAACGAATATCATCAGTTTCGCCTGACTCGTAAAGCAGATTTAGCAGTAGCAGAAGAGGAAGCTGATGATTTACTCTTAGCCATTCAGCAAGAATTACGTGGGCGACAGTTTCGCGGTTGTGGAGTCAGGCTAGAAATTCAAAAATCCATGCCTCAGTTTATGCGCCAAATGTTATTCCCAGAATTGGAATTAACAGAAGCTGACATTTATGAAATCGATGGGCTATTGAATTTGAAAGATTTAATGTCCTTCATGGCTTTGCCATTACCCGAACTCAAAGATCCACCTTGGACACCTGTAATTCCTACAAAATTACGTGCCTTCAATCAATCCACTGCTATAGAAAAATCACAGAAAAGTGAAGGTAGAGAAAATATTTTCTCAATCATTCAGCAAAATGATTTATTAGTACATCATCCCTACGAATCCTTTAGCGCCTCCGTAGAGCAGTTTATCGCCCAAGCTGCCCGCGATGCCCATGTACTAGCCATTAAAATGACACTTTATCGTTCTTCTGGCGATTCGCAAATTTTCCACTCCTTAATGGCGGCGGCGGAAAGTGGTAAACAAGTCGTCGTGTTAGTAGAATTAAAAGCCCGTTTTGATGAAGAAAATAATATAACTTGGGCACAGAGATTAGAAAAATCTGGGGTTCATGTTGTCTATGGCTTAGTGGGATTAAAAACTCACACCAAAATTGCCTTAGTAGTGCGCCGGGAAGGTGACAAGATTTCTCGCTATGTGCATATCGGCACTGGTAACTATAACCCCAAAACAGCGAAGTTATACACCGATTTAGGACTATTCAGTTGTCGCAAAGACTTAGGTGCAGATTTAACTGACTTATTTAATTATTTAACAGGCTATGCCCATCAGCATTCTTACCGCAAGCTGCTAGTATCACCAATTAGTATGCGCGATCGCATGATTGAATTGATTCGCCGGGAAATTGAACATTGTCAAAACGGCAACCCAGGGCGAATCATTGCCAAAATGAATGCACTAGTTGATCCGCAAATCATTACTACCCTCTACGCCGCCTCAGCCGCCGGAGTCCAAATTGACTTAATTGTGCGCGGTACTTGCTGCCTACGTCCAGGTTTACCAGAAATTAGCGAGAATATCCGGGTGATTAGCATTATCGGGCGCTTTCTAGAACATTCGCGCATCTTCCATTTCAACAACAATGGACAAGATGAAGTATACATCGGCAGCGCCGATTGGATGCCCCGCAATTTAGATCGCCGTGTAGAAGCCGTCACCCCAATTGAAGATGCCAAAATATCCCAAACCTTACAAGACATTTTAGAAATCATGCTGGCAGATAATCGCCAAGCTTGGGAACTGCAATCAAACGGTTCTTACATCCAACGCCACCCCCGCAAGAATGAACCAGAACGCAGTAGCCAAAATATCCTCATGGAAATACTGCACTCATTCCACGCTAACGTCAAAGTCCCCAGTTTGAAGTCTAGGTATTTCAATTGA
- a CDS encoding fasciclin domain-containing protein produces the protein MFNWFRASVKSSFLALGIIAATLTPIVISIPASAQNTAPSTGKTTSGTTTSGITAPTTTAQATTSLSDVGSDYWASPFIQALAQRNVIAGFPDGTFKPNQAVTRAQFAAMIQKAFNQNAVRQLPAGGFSDVPANFWAADAIRVAYETGFMSGYPGNVFLPNQQIPRVQAIVAITSGLGLTSNDNASNVLNTYYSDAAAIPSYAVNNVAAATQANIVVNYPEVKQLNPQQSLTRAEAAAILYQALVRQGQAQPIASNLPAASYIVAGSTTSTPQPGGTDIVSLAASSSSFTTLTSLLKTAGLAETLQQAGPYTVFAPTDQAFAALPPGTLQQLQQPENRETLIKLLRYHVLPGQLTSSQLSTGQVKTIEDDPVNVQVDAANNQIAVNGARVIQANVQASNGVIHAINQVLIPPNLTGQQPGGTNGGTTGGGTTGGVTPGRSTLGGPSYIGVAGNIGLTGTNALSVGNFSVISKLGLTRNISVRPSAIFGDNTLVLVPITLDFRPQAEPVTGQQRFPIAPFIGAGVAIDTSGDTDIAPLVTGGIDVPLGSRFTATGSVNAAFFDDTSVGLTLGVGYNF, from the coding sequence ATGTTTAATTGGTTCCGTGCATCAGTAAAGAGCAGTTTCCTAGCTTTGGGAATCATCGCTGCTACATTAACTCCTATTGTTATTTCTATACCTGCTTCGGCTCAAAATACAGCTCCATCAACAGGTAAGACAACATCAGGTACTACGACATCAGGTATTACAGCACCAACTACTACAGCACAAGCAACAACAAGCTTGTCTGATGTGGGTTCAGATTACTGGGCGAGTCCATTTATTCAAGCCCTAGCGCAAAGAAACGTAATTGCAGGGTTTCCTGATGGTACTTTTAAGCCCAATCAGGCTGTGACTCGGGCTCAATTTGCAGCCATGATTCAAAAAGCCTTCAATCAAAATGCAGTACGGCAATTACCTGCTGGTGGATTTTCCGATGTTCCGGCTAACTTTTGGGCAGCAGATGCAATTCGGGTAGCCTACGAAACAGGCTTTATGTCAGGTTATCCAGGGAATGTATTTTTACCCAATCAACAAATTCCTCGGGTACAGGCGATCGTTGCAATCACAAGTGGTTTAGGTTTAACTAGTAACGATAATGCATCTAATGTATTGAACACTTACTATTCAGATGCCGCAGCAATTCCCAGTTATGCCGTCAACAATGTGGCAGCTGCAACACAAGCCAATATTGTAGTTAATTATCCAGAAGTTAAACAACTCAATCCACAACAATCTCTCACTCGTGCTGAAGCAGCAGCAATTTTGTATCAAGCTTTAGTCAGACAAGGACAAGCGCAACCTATAGCTAGTAACCTTCCTGCAGCTAGTTATATTGTTGCAGGTAGTACCACTAGCACTCCCCAACCTGGTGGCACTGATATCGTTTCTTTGGCTGCATCTAGCAGTTCTTTTACCACACTAACTTCTTTGTTAAAGACAGCAGGTTTAGCTGAGACTTTACAACAAGCAGGCCCCTATACAGTTTTTGCTCCTACCGATCAAGCATTTGCAGCTTTACCACCTGGGACTTTACAGCAATTACAGCAACCAGAAAATAGAGAAACATTGATTAAGCTGTTAAGATACCACGTGCTTCCCGGTCAATTAACCTCTAGCCAGCTGTCAACTGGTCAAGTTAAGACTATTGAAGATGACCCTGTAAATGTTCAAGTTGATGCTGCTAACAATCAAATTGCTGTGAATGGTGCAAGAGTCATTCAGGCAAATGTGCAAGCTAGCAATGGTGTGATCCATGCGATTAACCAAGTTCTCATTCCACCTAATCTGACTGGTCAGCAGCCAGGTGGCACTAATGGCGGCACCACTGGCGGCGGCACTACTGGCGGTGTAACACCTGGTAGAAGCACCCTTGGTGGCCCTAGCTATATAGGTGTTGCTGGTAACATTGGTTTGACAGGTACTAATGCTCTGAGCGTTGGTAATTTCTCAGTAATTAGCAAACTCGGCCTAACACGTAATATCTCAGTTAGACCATCAGCTATATTTGGGGATAATACCTTAGTGTTGGTTCCCATAACCTTAGATTTCAGACCACAAGCAGAACCAGTTACAGGACAGCAACGGTTCCCCATCGCTCCTTTTATAGGTGCTGGTGTAGCTATCGATACCTCAGGTGACACTGATATTGCTCCTCTGGTCACTGGTGGTATAGATGTTCCTTTAGGTTCTCGATTTACAGCCACAGGTTCTGTGAATGCAGCCTTTTTTGATGACACAAGTGTTGGTTTAACTTTAGGCGTTGGTTACAACTTCTAG
- a CDS encoding shikimate dehydrogenase, giving the protein MLHITGKTQLLGVIGHPVEHSLSPVMHNAAIAKLGLDYVYLPFPIAPENLADAIAGFAAVGVVGFSVTIPHKQAIMPLLAEITPIAQAIGAVNTVSRQNNQWVGTNTDIEGFISPLQTTYQQDWSQKTAVILGNGGAARAVVAGCQQLGFAEIHVVGRNQQRLAEFYESWADSSVAANLQVHTWDKLTKLIPQANLLVNTTPIGMYPKVDESPVSAAEIADLPASAIAYDLIYIPKPTQFLQLAQQQGAIAIDGLEMLVQQGAAALKLWLQQETVPVDVMRQVLQNYLGLE; this is encoded by the coding sequence ATGTTGCATATTACAGGAAAAACTCAACTTTTAGGGGTAATTGGACATCCGGTGGAACACTCGCTGTCGCCGGTGATGCATAATGCTGCGATCGCGAAATTGGGATTAGATTATGTTTATCTACCCTTTCCTATCGCACCAGAAAATTTAGCAGATGCGATCGCAGGTTTTGCGGCTGTTGGGGTTGTGGGTTTTAGTGTAACAATTCCTCACAAACAGGCAATAATGCCCCTCTTGGCAGAAATTACTCCTATTGCCCAAGCTATTGGCGCAGTTAATACTGTGAGTCGTCAAAATAACCAATGGGTAGGTACCAACACAGATATTGAAGGCTTTATCTCCCCGTTGCAAACCACATATCAGCAAGATTGGAGTCAAAAGACGGCGGTAATTTTAGGTAACGGTGGTGCAGCGCGGGCGGTGGTTGCAGGTTGTCAGCAGCTAGGTTTTGCGGAAATTCATGTTGTAGGGCGCAATCAGCAGCGATTAGCCGAATTTTACGAGAGTTGGGCTGATTCCTCCGTAGCTGCAAATTTGCAAGTGCATACATGGGATAAATTAACAAAACTAATTCCCCAAGCTAATTTGTTAGTTAATACCACACCCATCGGTATGTATCCCAAAGTAGATGAATCGCCTGTAAGTGCGGCAGAAATAGCTGATTTACCAGCAAGTGCGATCGCCTACGATTTGATATATATACCTAAACCCACGCAATTTCTCCAACTCGCCCAACAACAAGGTGCGATCGCCATTGATGGCTTGGAAATGCTTGTACAACAAGGTGCAGCAGCCTTAAAACTCTGGTTGCAGCAAGAAACTGTACCTGTAGATGTGATGCGTCAAGTACTACAAAATTACCTAGGTTTGGAGTGA
- a CDS encoding sensor histidine kinase has product MKISHKLILGFLGIASLTGGIGAIAVHQQSQTAKYLARQEAEEVAMLLGYFTNHELEDAQARSRAEVLSHLQNHVLELHKHRQRDLEIVDRNKIILADVVTEDIGTKLAGDPHNEVGQTIQDGITRTYIETNPEHPQGIHLITVPFKNSRGETVGAVILEYTPLYQAAMATAQNSIVATSIISLICGVLALAAGLLISKNISNPIKQLQQAVLNLAEGKLDTRVTIHSQDEIGELATSFNKMANDLQKSRSELLDANEQLHNEITERQQAEIELQQTLQNLQKTQAQLIQTEKISSLGQLVAGIAHEINNPVNFIQGNLMHIEEYAENLIDFVKLYQKHYPNPVVEIQAKAEKIELEFLQRDLSKIITSMNMGTSRITEIVRSLRNFSRMDEAEYKAVDIHEGIDSTLLILHHRLQAKGNLPEIEVMREYGNLPLIECYAGQLNQVFMNLLANAIDAVEEANIKRRNQQIKDNPSRITIRTSLIDSQWVQIAIADNGIGIPETARHNLFNPFFTTKPVNKGTGMGLSISYQIIAEKHCGKLEYVSTPGEGTEFIIQIPITPCMNTAK; this is encoded by the coding sequence ATGAAAATTAGTCACAAATTAATTTTGGGGTTTCTGGGGATTGCATCTCTTACAGGAGGAATTGGTGCGATCGCAGTTCATCAGCAATCACAAACAGCTAAGTATCTTGCGCGACAAGAAGCTGAAGAAGTAGCCATGCTACTGGGGTATTTTACAAATCATGAGTTGGAAGACGCACAAGCGCGATCGCGCGCCGAAGTTTTATCTCATTTGCAAAACCATGTTCTAGAACTACACAAGCACCGCCAACGCGATTTAGAAATTGTAGACCGGAATAAAATTATTTTGGCAGATGTAGTTACTGAAGACATCGGCACAAAATTGGCAGGAGATCCTCACAATGAAGTCGGTCAAACTATTCAAGATGGTATAACGAGAACTTATATAGAAACTAATCCTGAGCATCCACAAGGTATCCATCTAATTACTGTGCCCTTTAAAAACAGTCGTGGTGAAACTGTTGGTGCTGTAATTTTGGAATATACACCACTATATCAAGCTGCAATGGCAACAGCACAAAATAGTATTGTGGCGACATCAATTATCAGTTTGATATGTGGTGTACTGGCATTAGCAGCAGGTTTACTAATCTCTAAAAACATCTCCAACCCAATTAAACAACTCCAGCAAGCTGTTTTAAATCTAGCTGAAGGCAAACTAGATACGAGAGTCACGATTCATTCCCAAGATGAAATTGGCGAGTTAGCTACTTCGTTCAACAAAATGGCTAACGATTTGCAAAAGTCTCGCTCTGAGTTGCTTGATGCTAACGAACAATTGCACAATGAGATTACTGAACGCCAGCAAGCAGAGATAGAACTTCAGCAGACTCTACAAAATTTACAAAAAACCCAAGCTCAATTAATTCAAACAGAAAAAATATCGAGTCTAGGACAATTAGTAGCAGGTATTGCTCACGAAATTAATAACCCAGTCAACTTTATTCAAGGCAATTTGATGCATATAGAAGAATATGCCGAAAACTTGATCGATTTTGTGAAACTATACCAAAAGCATTACCCCAATCCAGTTGTAGAAATTCAAGCTAAAGCTGAGAAAATTGAACTGGAATTTTTGCAACGAGACTTGTCAAAAATTATTACTTCCATGAATATGGGAACCTCACGGATTACCGAGATTGTGCGATCGCTTCGCAATTTTTCCCGGATGGATGAAGCTGAATATAAAGCTGTGGATATCCACGAGGGAATAGACAGCACTTTGTTAATCTTGCACCATCGTCTGCAAGCTAAAGGCAATTTACCAGAGATTGAGGTAATGCGAGAATACGGTAATTTACCTTTAATTGAATGTTATGCAGGACAACTCAACCAAGTATTCATGAATCTTTTGGCAAATGCAATTGATGCTGTAGAAGAAGCCAATATCAAGCGTAGGAATCAACAAATAAAAGACAATCCCAGCCGCATTACTATTCGTACATCCCTCATCGATTCACAGTGGGTACAAATTGCGATCGCAGACAACGGTATCGGTATACCAGAAACAGCACGTCACAATTTATTTAACCCTTTTTTTACTACTAAACCAGTCAATAAAGGTACTGGCATGGGATTATCTATCAGTTACCAAATCATCGCAGAGAAACATTGCGGCAAATTAGAGTATGTCTCTACTCCAGGTGAAGGAACTGAGTTTATCATTCAGATTCCTATTACCCCATGCATGAATACAGCGAAATGA